The following coding sequences lie in one Microvirga sp. 17 mud 1-3 genomic window:
- a CDS encoding HAD family hydrolase, which produces MIALFDLDGTLTDPKTGITRSVQYALERLGRPVPEADALTWMIGPPLIAGFSELLGGPEDAPEAVRLYRERFSDVGLFENEVYAGIPALLARLRDEEVRLFVATSKPHVYARRIVEHFGLAPFFGEIYGSELDNRNTDKRDLIRHILAQEGFDPAGAVMIGDRKHDAIGARANGLAAIGVTWGYGSRQELQDAGVACLVDDPGELEAPIRDLTAAKPLRAAGA; this is translated from the coding sequence ATGATCGCCCTCTTCGACCTGGACGGGACCCTGACGGACCCGAAGACCGGGATCACCCGCTCGGTTCAATATGCCCTGGAGAGACTGGGTCGCCCGGTTCCCGAGGCCGATGCCCTGACCTGGATGATCGGCCCCCCGCTGATCGCGGGCTTTTCGGAGCTCCTGGGAGGTCCAGAGGACGCGCCCGAGGCGGTTCGCCTCTACCGCGAGCGCTTCAGCGATGTCGGCCTCTTCGAGAACGAGGTCTATGCGGGAATTCCGGCCCTGCTCGCCCGCCTTCGGGACGAGGAAGTCAGGCTTTTCGTCGCGACCTCGAAACCGCATGTCTATGCGCGGCGGATCGTCGAGCATTTCGGCCTGGCGCCGTTCTTCGGCGAAATCTACGGCTCCGAACTCGACAATCGCAACACCGACAAGCGCGACCTGATCCGTCACATCCTGGCGCAGGAAGGCTTCGATCCGGCCGGCGCCGTGATGATCGGCGACCGGAAGCATGACGCCATAGGCGCCCGCGCCAACGGGCTTGCGGCGATCGGCGTCACCTGGGGATACGGGTCGAGGCAGGAGCTTCAGGACGCCGGCGTCGCCTGCCTGGTGGACGATCCGGGAGAGCTCGAGGCCCCGATCCGCGACCTTACAGCTGCCAAGCCTCTCCGGGCCGCAGGGGCCTGA
- the dapF gene encoding diaminopimelate epimerase: MSALANHRFLKMNGLGNEITVLDLRGSPLRVSAAEARAIAADPRSRFDQLMVLHDPVTPGTDAYLRIYNTDGSESGACGNGTRCVAWAMTADSVMGSPADRLVLETRAGLLPTERVSERVFTVDMGPPRLAWNEIPLSRAFPDTRAIAVETVLPEAPELAGPSAVSMGNPHAIFWVTDADSYDLTAIGPKFEHDPVFPERANISLAQVVGSDRIVLRVWERGAGLTRACGSAACATLVAASRKGLTGRKAAVSLPGGDLLIAWREGDDHVLMTGPTELEHEGTFAPSLFAGAA, translated from the coding sequence ATGAGCGCCCTTGCGAACCACCGTTTCCTGAAGATGAACGGCCTCGGCAACGAGATCACCGTGCTCGACCTGCGCGGCAGCCCCCTGCGCGTCAGTGCCGCGGAGGCGCGCGCCATCGCGGCCGATCCCCGCTCGCGCTTCGACCAGCTGATGGTCCTGCACGATCCCGTCACGCCCGGCACGGACGCCTATCTGCGCATCTACAACACGGACGGTTCGGAATCCGGCGCCTGCGGCAACGGCACCCGCTGCGTCGCCTGGGCCATGACGGCCGATTCGGTCATGGGATCGCCCGCTGACCGGCTCGTCCTGGAAACCAGAGCCGGGCTCCTGCCGACGGAGCGCGTCTCCGAACGGGTCTTCACGGTCGATATGGGCCCGCCGCGGCTCGCCTGGAACGAGATTCCCTTGAGCCGCGCCTTCCCGGACACCCGCGCCATCGCGGTCGAGACCGTCCTGCCGGAAGCCCCCGAGCTCGCAGGCCCCTCGGCGGTCAGCATGGGCAATCCCCATGCGATCTTCTGGGTGACGGATGCGGATTCCTACGACCTGACGGCGATCGGCCCGAAATTCGAGCACGACCCGGTCTTTCCGGAGCGGGCCAATATCTCGCTCGCCCAGGTCGTCGGGTCGGACCGCATTGTCCTGCGCGTCTGGGAGCGGGGCGCCGGCCTGACCCGCGCCTGCGGCTCCGCGGCCTGCGCGACCCTCGTGGCGGCTTCCCGCAAAGGCTTGACCGGGCGCAAGGCCGCGGTCTCGCTTCCAGGCGGCGACCTGCTGATCGCATGGCGCGAGGGCGACGATCACGTGCTCATGACCGGGCCGACGGAGCTCGAACACGAGGGGACCTTCGCGCCCTCCCTCTTCGCCGGAGCCGCCTGA
- a CDS encoding MBL fold metallo-hydrolase, with translation MNPRKPRKAPGPSNPYYSGPVSDHFDGLRFFLPEQPPDKTLKDLLRWRLAKGGRKAWPKRNPSPFQDRPPSAVKDLRVVLIGHASFLIQAAGLNILVDPVFAERASPVPFAGPKRVNPPGIAFADLPPVHTVLITHNHYDHLDLAALGHLWQEHRPRILAPLGNDTIIRAVHPDIPVATLDWGEAMELGPGITAHATPSRHWSARNTRDRRMALWCAYVLTTPAGTIYHVGDTGFGDGRIFRDVRARFGPPRLANLPIGAYEPRWFMKPQHMNPEEAVEALRLLEAEQALGHHWGTFRLTDEGVDDPPRALAEALAAAGIPAERFRPLRPGEAWQL, from the coding sequence ATGAACCCTCGCAAGCCCCGCAAAGCCCCCGGTCCGTCCAATCCCTATTATTCCGGCCCCGTTTCGGACCATTTCGACGGGCTGCGTTTCTTCTTGCCGGAGCAGCCGCCCGACAAGACCCTGAAGGACCTGCTGCGCTGGCGCCTGGCGAAGGGCGGGCGCAAGGCCTGGCCGAAGCGCAATCCAAGCCCCTTCCAGGACAGGCCGCCTTCCGCCGTCAAGGATCTGCGGGTGGTGCTGATTGGCCATGCGTCGTTCCTGATCCAGGCGGCGGGGCTCAACATCCTAGTCGATCCAGTCTTCGCCGAGCGGGCGAGCCCGGTCCCCTTCGCGGGGCCGAAGCGCGTGAACCCGCCGGGCATCGCCTTTGCGGACCTGCCCCCGGTCCATACGGTCCTGATCACGCACAACCATTACGACCATCTCGACCTCGCGGCCCTCGGGCATCTCTGGCAGGAGCACCGGCCGCGCATCCTCGCGCCCCTCGGCAACGACACCATCATCCGGGCCGTTCATCCCGACATCCCGGTCGCGACGCTGGACTGGGGCGAGGCGATGGAACTCGGCCCCGGCATCACGGCGCATGCGACCCCTTCGCGCCACTGGTCGGCCCGGAATACGCGGGATCGGCGCATGGCTCTCTGGTGCGCCTATGTGCTCACCACCCCGGCAGGCACGATCTACCATGTGGGCGATACGGGCTTCGGGGATGGGCGGATCTTCCGCGACGTGCGGGCCCGCTTCGGGCCCCCGCGCCTCGCGAACCTCCCCATCGGCGCCTACGAGCCGCGCTGGTTCATGAAGCCCCAGCATATGAATCCCGAGGAAGCCGTGGAGGCGCTCCGCCTCCTGGAGGCCGAGCAGGCCCTGGGCCATCATTGGGGCACGTTCCGGCTGACCGACGAGGGCGTCGACGATCCGCCCCGGGCCCTCGCGGAGGCCCTGGCCGCGGCCGGTATTCCGGCGGAGCGGTTCAGGCCCCTGCGGCCCGGAGAGGCTTGGCAGCTGTAA
- the miaB gene encoding tRNA (N6-isopentenyl adenosine(37)-C2)-methylthiotransferase MiaB gives MKKVFVKSYGCQMNVYDAERMADVLATEGYSETAAMEEADLVILNTCHIREKAAEKVYSELGRVRELKQERAGQGQETKVVVAGCVAQAEGKEILHRASVVDVVVGPQSYHHLPELLRKARTERVVDTDFPIEDKFDHLPQPSRQKTLSRGVSAFLTIQEGCDKFCTFCVVPYTRGAEVSRPVAKILDEAMRLADAGVRELTLIGQNVNAYHGEGPDGSVWSLGRLLRRLAEVPGIVRLRYTTSHPRDMDDELIAAHGDLRALMPYLHLPVQSGSDRILEAMNRRHTGDEYRRLIERIRKVQPNLALSSDFIVGFPGETDAEFDETMRLVADVGFASSFSFKYSPRPGTPAAEIDAQIAEAVKAERLARLQNLLETQRQAFNHGTVGQTLDVLVEKPGRHPGQMAGKSPYLQAVHFESDGHRIGDVVTVRIARAGSNSLFGELAGGSGDRAAA, from the coding sequence GTGAAGAAAGTCTTCGTCAAATCCTATGGCTGCCAGATGAACGTCTACGATGCCGAGCGCATGGCGGACGTTCTCGCGACCGAGGGCTACAGCGAAACCGCAGCCATGGAGGAGGCGGATCTCGTCATCCTCAACACCTGCCACATCCGCGAGAAGGCGGCCGAGAAGGTCTATTCGGAGCTGGGCCGCGTCCGTGAGCTGAAGCAGGAACGTGCGGGTCAGGGCCAGGAGACCAAGGTCGTGGTCGCAGGCTGCGTCGCCCAGGCGGAAGGCAAGGAAATCCTGCACCGGGCCTCGGTCGTTGACGTGGTGGTCGGCCCGCAGAGCTACCACCACCTGCCGGAGCTCCTGCGTAAGGCCAGGACCGAGCGCGTGGTCGATACGGACTTCCCCATCGAGGACAAGTTCGACCACCTGCCCCAGCCGAGCCGTCAGAAGACCCTGAGCCGGGGCGTCTCGGCCTTCCTGACGATCCAGGAGGGCTGCGACAAGTTCTGCACCTTCTGCGTGGTACCCTATACTCGCGGCGCCGAGGTCTCCCGTCCGGTCGCGAAGATCCTGGACGAGGCCATGCGCCTCGCCGATGCGGGCGTGCGGGAGCTGACCCTCATCGGGCAGAACGTGAACGCCTATCACGGGGAAGGGCCGGACGGCTCGGTCTGGTCCCTGGGACGGCTCCTGCGCCGCCTAGCCGAGGTGCCGGGCATCGTGCGCCTGCGCTACACCACCAGCCACCCCCGCGACATGGACGACGAACTCATCGCGGCCCACGGGGACCTCAGGGCCCTGATGCCCTACCTGCACCTGCCCGTGCAGTCCGGCTCCGACCGCATCCTCGAGGCCATGAACCGCCGGCATACGGGCGACGAGTACCGCCGCCTGATCGAGCGGATCCGCAAGGTTCAGCCGAACCTCGCCCTCTCGTCCGACTTCATCGTCGGCTTCCCGGGCGAGACCGATGCCGAATTCGACGAGACCATGCGGCTCGTGGCTGATGTGGGCTTCGCCAGCTCCTTCTCGTTCAAGTACAGCCCCCGCCCGGGCACCCCGGCGGCCGAGATCGACGCCCAGATCGCCGAAGCCGTGAAGGCGGAGCGGCTGGCGCGGCTGCAAAACCTGTTGGAAACCCAGAGACAGGCTTTCAATCACGGAACCGTGGGCCAGACTCTCGACGTTCTCGTGGAGAAGCCGGGCCGCCATCCGGGTCAGATGGCGGGCAAGTCGCCCTATCTTCAGGCGGTCCACTTCGAGAGCGACGGACATCGGATCGGCGATGTCGTGACTGTCCGCATCGCGCGGGCGGGCTCGAACAGCCTGTTCGGGGAACTGGCCGGCGGGTCGGGAGACCGGGCCGCCGCCTGA
- the mtaB gene encoding tRNA (N(6)-L-threonylcarbamoyladenosine(37)-C(2))-methylthiotransferase MtaB produces MGVEVVTFGCRLNTYESEAMQRHAEEAGLGEVVIVNTCAVTAEATRQARQSIRRIAREKPGARIVVTGCAAQVEPATFASMPEVATVLGNHEKMKAETWGSLRDFGVGASEKVLVNDIMAVRETAVHLIDGMRGRTRAFVQVQNGCDHRCTFCIIPYGRGNSRSVPMGAVVEQVRTLVEHGSREVVLTGVDITSYGKDLPGEPKLGTLVKSLLRHVPELERLRISSIDSVEADDDLLDVIANESRLMPHLHLSLQAGDDMVLKRMKRRHLRADAIAFCDQVRRLRPDMVFGADIIAGFPTETEEMFARSLAIVEECHLVHLHVFPFSPRPGTPAARMPQVARDVVKDRARRLREKGEAALLRHLTEEVGARRNVLVETGQLGRTEGFTLVRFTAPVTPGEILPVTIAGHDGKELLAA; encoded by the coding sequence ATGGGCGTCGAGGTCGTCACCTTCGGCTGCCGCCTCAACACCTACGAGTCGGAGGCCATGCAGCGCCACGCCGAGGAGGCGGGGTTGGGCGAGGTCGTGATCGTCAATACCTGCGCGGTCACGGCGGAGGCGACGCGCCAGGCGCGCCAGTCGATCCGCCGGATCGCCCGCGAGAAGCCCGGGGCGCGGATCGTCGTCACCGGCTGCGCCGCGCAAGTTGAGCCTGCGACCTTCGCGTCCATGCCCGAGGTCGCGACGGTGCTCGGCAACCACGAGAAGATGAAGGCCGAGACCTGGGGCTCGTTACGCGATTTCGGCGTGGGCGCGAGCGAGAAGGTCCTGGTCAACGACATCATGGCCGTGCGGGAGACCGCCGTTCACCTCATCGACGGCATGCGTGGGCGCACCCGCGCCTTCGTGCAGGTGCAGAACGGTTGCGACCACCGCTGCACCTTCTGCATCATCCCCTATGGCCGCGGCAATTCCCGCTCGGTGCCCATGGGCGCCGTGGTGGAACAGGTCCGCACTCTCGTGGAGCACGGCTCCCGCGAGGTGGTGCTCACGGGCGTCGACATCACCAGCTACGGCAAGGACCTGCCGGGCGAGCCCAAGCTCGGCACCCTGGTGAAAAGCCTGCTGCGGCACGTGCCCGAACTCGAGCGGCTGCGCATCTCGTCCATCGATTCGGTGGAGGCGGACGACGACCTCCTCGACGTCATCGCCAACGAGAGCCGGCTGATGCCGCACCTGCACCTGTCCCTCCAGGCGGGCGACGACATGGTGCTCAAGCGCATGAAGCGCCGGCACCTGCGCGCCGACGCGATCGCGTTCTGCGACCAGGTCCGCAGGCTCCGGCCCGACATGGTGTTCGGCGCCGACATCATCGCGGGCTTCCCGACCGAGACCGAGGAGATGTTCGCCCGCTCCCTCGCCATCGTCGAGGAATGCCATCTCGTCCATCTCCACGTCTTCCCGTTCTCGCCGCGCCCCGGCACCCCGGCGGCCAGGATGCCCCAGGTCGCCCGCGACGTGGTGAAGGACCGGGCCCGCAGGCTTCGCGAAAAAGGCGAGGCGGCGCTCCTCAGGCACCTGACCGAAGAGGTCGGCGCCCGGCGCAATGTGCTCGTGGAAACAGGCCAGCTCGGCCGCACGGAAGGCTTCACGCTCGTGCGCTTTACCGCCCCCGTGACCCCGGGCGAGATCCTCCCGGTCACCATCGCGGGGCATGACGGGAAAGAGCTTTTGGCCGCATAA
- a CDS encoding RluA family pseudouridine synthase has translation MSKILYRDALMLVIDKPAGLPVHPGPKGGETLFQHLDALRFGLPRRPEVAHRLDKDTSGCLILGRHPKALARLNELFRKNEIDKVYWAVVEGGPEADEGEIDLALAPKSPDRGWWMKVDPKGQPSLTRWRVLGRGADLLSSHGSQMVARSDALLSSPLWGGGGGGGVSANLGSIQSRHPHPNPPHKGEGMPAEVGGKRLTLLELRPVTGRTHQLRVHCAASGFPILGDPIYGTAPRFGGPGLHLHAQSVTVPLYPKKPPITVEAPVPEHMRERVRACGVIPDGAADPGSSQD, from the coding sequence GTGTCGAAGATCCTGTATCGCGATGCCCTGATGCTCGTGATCGACAAGCCGGCCGGGCTGCCGGTGCATCCAGGCCCGAAGGGCGGCGAGACCTTGTTCCAGCATCTCGACGCCCTCCGCTTCGGTTTGCCGCGCCGCCCGGAAGTGGCGCACCGCCTCGACAAGGATACTTCGGGCTGCCTGATCCTGGGCCGCCACCCCAAGGCCCTCGCCCGCCTCAACGAACTTTTCCGGAAAAATGAAATCGACAAGGTCTATTGGGCCGTCGTCGAGGGCGGGCCCGAGGCCGACGAAGGCGAGATCGACTTGGCTCTCGCGCCGAAATCGCCGGACCGGGGCTGGTGGATGAAGGTGGACCCGAAGGGCCAGCCCTCCCTGACCCGGTGGCGGGTTCTGGGACGGGGCGCCGACCTGCTCTCCTCCCACGGATCTCAGATGGTCGCGAGAAGCGATGCGTTGCTCTCCTCCCCCTTGTGGGGAGGAGGTGGAGGTGGGGGTGTGAGCGCCAACCTGGGTTCAATTCAGAGCCGACACCCCCACCCTAACCCTCCCCACAAGGGGGAGGGGATGCCCGCTGAGGTTGGCGGAAAGCGCCTCACGCTTCTCGAACTGCGCCCCGTCACAGGCCGCACCCACCAGCTCAGGGTGCATTGCGCCGCGTCCGGCTTCCCGATCCTGGGCGATCCCATCTACGGCACGGCCCCGCGCTTCGGCGGACCGGGCCTGCATCTCCATGCCCAGAGCGTCACGGTCCCGCTCTATCCGAAAAAGCCGCCGATCACCGTCGAGGCGCCGGTGCCGGAGCATATGCGGGAGCGGGTTCGGGCGTGCGGCGTCATCCCGGACGGCGCAGCCGATCCGGGATCGTCTCAGGATTAA
- the ftsY gene encoding signal recognition particle-docking protein FtsY: MADTKPDKPGFLSRLFGRKAEAPAPAAPETPPSETPQPEMPQAGGSPEAMPSPPANAADDLIPAPSTVTQASPDIPVEEKVAPELAGADLQPVEGREPEGGGPTEPIPRPAPEPVPEVAPEPAPPAEKQSWWQRLTHGMRRTSSSLSESVTGLFTKRKLDAATLEELEDALVQADLGVETALRITEAISAGRYDKEISPQEVKTILAGEVEKTLQPVAQALAIDRSKKPFVILMVGVNGAGKTTTIGKLSQKFRAQGLKVMLAAGDTFRAAAIEQLKVWGERVGAPVIARAQGSDAAGLAYDALEAARAEGSDVLLIDTAGRLQNKAGLMAELEKIVRVIRKFDENAPHATLLVLDATVGQNAVSQVELFRKAADVTGLVMTKLDGTARGGILVALAAKFGLPVHFIGVGEGVDDLEPFAAKDFARAIAGLDEAA; encoded by the coding sequence ATGGCCGACACGAAGCCCGACAAGCCCGGATTCCTGTCCCGTCTGTTCGGGCGCAAGGCGGAAGCGCCGGCCCCGGCTGCGCCCGAAACGCCCCCATCCGAGACGCCCCAACCCGAAATGCCCCAGGCGGGCGGGTCGCCTGAGGCCATGCCGTCGCCGCCCGCGAATGCGGCCGACGACCTCATCCCGGCCCCCTCGACCGTGACCCAGGCCTCCCCGGATATCCCGGTGGAGGAAAAGGTCGCGCCCGAGCTGGCGGGGGCCGATCTCCAGCCCGTGGAGGGCCGGGAGCCTGAGGGCGGCGGCCCGACGGAGCCGATCCCAAGGCCTGCGCCGGAACCGGTGCCCGAAGTCGCTCCCGAGCCGGCGCCCCCGGCCGAGAAGCAGAGCTGGTGGCAGCGCCTGACGCACGGCATGCGCCGGACCTCCTCGTCTTTGTCGGAGAGCGTCACGGGCCTCTTCACCAAGCGCAAGCTCGATGCCGCCACTTTGGAGGAGCTGGAGGACGCGCTGGTCCAGGCCGATCTCGGCGTCGAGACGGCCCTTCGCATCACGGAAGCGATCTCGGCGGGCCGCTACGACAAGGAGATCTCCCCGCAGGAGGTGAAGACGATTCTCGCGGGTGAGGTGGAGAAGACGCTCCAGCCCGTCGCCCAGGCGCTCGCCATCGACCGGTCGAAGAAGCCCTTCGTGATTCTCATGGTCGGCGTGAACGGGGCGGGCAAGACCACCACCATCGGCAAGCTGTCCCAGAAATTCCGCGCCCAGGGCCTCAAGGTCATGCTGGCGGCGGGCGACACCTTCCGGGCTGCCGCCATCGAGCAGCTGAAGGTCTGGGGCGAGCGCGTCGGCGCGCCGGTGATCGCCCGCGCCCAAGGGTCGGACGCGGCCGGCCTCGCCTATGACGCTCTCGAGGCGGCGCGGGCCGAGGGGTCGGACGTGCTGCTCATCGACACGGCGGGCCGCCTCCAGAACAAGGCCGGCCTCATGGCCGAGCTGGAAAAGATCGTGCGCGTGATTCGCAAGTTCGACGAAAACGCCCCCCACGCAACGCTGCTCGTCCTCGATGCCACCGTCGGCCAGAACGCCGTGAGCCAGGTCGAGCTCTTCCGCAAGGCTGCGGACGTCACCGGCCTCGTGATGACCAAGCTCGACGGCACCGCCCGCGGCGGTATCCTGGTGGCGCTCGCGGCCAAGTTCGGCCTGCCCGTCCACTTCATCGGCGTCGGCGAGGGCGTCGACGACCTGGAACCCTTCGCGGCGAAGGATTTCGCCCGCGCCATCGCCGGATTGGACGAAGCCGCATGA
- a CDS encoding adenylate/guanylate cyclase domain-containing protein has product MKSRVSSAWTSLRTLGARRPLSDATDRLMREADVAALRRAGFARVVVSGLLLITVLIATEDVPRDNLIVVHQIRAAEMTLSLLGIVGLGSAWLASRRIAVAWLPGLTATLDALLVFINLGYSHWVLGIPGSFFSVFPGIWVVPITMAASAIHYSPRLQAYVGILYVTGLGLLALAGAGLSFQEREQRLAAFAGQFSWEANMARVAMVLSVALILILVARQGRLLLERAVRETTLRLNLTRYLPRELAPILSERAFASLRAGRRIPVTLLFVDMRDSSTYGETMDPARLAIFISSFRRRVMRAAARHGGVIDKFTGDGALILFGVPVESDDDAARALACGRTLFDLIDRWNAKRGFDPPVRIGVGIHTGEVFCGVVGDEDRLEFTVLGETVNTAARIEQATKTVECSFLVSAQCIAAAGETTRWTPIEHLPLPGVTRPIRLMKPAE; this is encoded by the coding sequence ATGAAAAGCCGCGTCTCGTCCGCCTGGACATCGCTCCGCACCCTGGGGGCGAGGCGTCCCTTGAGCGATGCCACGGATCGGCTCATGCGCGAGGCGGACGTGGCGGCCCTGCGCCGGGCGGGCTTCGCCCGAGTGGTCGTGTCCGGGCTCCTTCTCATCACGGTCCTGATCGCGACCGAGGACGTCCCGAGGGACAACCTGATCGTCGTCCACCAGATTCGCGCGGCCGAGATGACCCTCTCGCTCCTCGGAATCGTCGGGCTCGGCAGCGCCTGGCTGGCCTCGCGGCGCATCGCCGTGGCCTGGCTCCCGGGTCTCACGGCGACCCTCGATGCCCTGCTGGTCTTCATCAATCTCGGCTACAGCCACTGGGTCCTGGGCATTCCCGGGAGCTTCTTCTCGGTCTTTCCCGGAATCTGGGTCGTGCCGATCACCATGGCGGCCAGCGCTATCCACTATAGCCCCCGTCTCCAGGCCTATGTGGGGATCCTCTATGTCACGGGGCTCGGGCTCCTGGCCCTGGCCGGGGCAGGGCTGTCGTTCCAGGAGCGGGAGCAGCGGCTCGCGGCCTTCGCGGGCCAGTTCAGCTGGGAAGCCAACATGGCCCGCGTCGCCATGGTACTCTCGGTCGCGCTCATCCTGATCCTCGTGGCCCGGCAGGGCCGCCTCCTGCTGGAGCGGGCCGTGCGGGAGACGACCTTACGGCTCAACCTCACCCGCTACCTGCCCCGGGAGCTGGCGCCGATCCTCTCGGAGCGGGCTTTCGCGTCCTTAAGGGCGGGCCGGCGCATCCCGGTGACGCTTCTCTTCGTGGACATGCGCGATTCCTCCACCTACGGCGAGACCATGGACCCGGCGCGGCTCGCCATCTTCATCTCGTCCTTTCGCCGCCGCGTCATGCGCGCAGCCGCCAGGCACGGGGGCGTCATCGACAAGTTCACGGGCGACGGAGCGCTGATCCTGTTCGGGGTACCGGTCGAATCGGATGACGACGCCGCCCGCGCGCTTGCCTGCGGGCGCACCCTGTTCGACCTCATCGACCGCTGGAACGCCAAGCGCGGCTTCGACCCGCCGGTCAGGATCGGCGTCGGCATCCATACGGGCGAGGTGTTCTGCGGCGTGGTCGGCGACGAGGACCGGCTCGAATTCACCGTGCTCGGCGAGACCGTGAACACCGCCGCCCGCATCGAACAGGCGACCAAGACCGTGGAATGTTCCTTCCTGGTCTCGGCCCAGTGCATCGCTGCCGCCGGCGAGACCACCCGCTGGACCCCCATCGAGCACCTGCCGCTTCCCGGCGTCACGCGCCCAATTCGGCTGATGAAGCCAGCGGAGTGA
- a CDS encoding septation protein A translates to MTDDLFETKTDARRLPPLLKLALELGPLALFFVANAYADRFGYAENQRIYVATALFIAATVVALAISYALIRKLPIMPLVSGAVVVVFGGLTLFLQNDMFIKLKPTIVNAMFGLVLLGGLYFRKPLLEIVLDSMFELTEEGWRKLTFRWALFFFALAILNEVVWRTQTTDFWVSFKVFGIMPLTIVFALAQTPLLMRYEAGKKAEEA, encoded by the coding sequence ATGACCGACGACCTCTTCGAGACCAAGACCGACGCCCGGCGCCTGCCGCCCCTTCTCAAGCTCGCCCTGGAGCTCGGGCCGCTCGCCCTCTTCTTCGTGGCGAACGCCTATGCGGACCGGTTCGGCTATGCGGAGAACCAGCGGATCTATGTGGCGACGGCCCTGTTCATCGCCGCGACCGTGGTGGCGCTCGCCATCAGCTATGCGCTTATCCGCAAATTGCCGATCATGCCTCTGGTCTCGGGCGCCGTGGTGGTGGTCTTCGGCGGGCTGACGCTGTTCCTCCAGAACGACATGTTCATCAAGCTCAAGCCCACCATCGTGAACGCCATGTTCGGGCTCGTGCTCCTCGGCGGCCTCTATTTCCGCAAGCCCCTGCTGGAGATCGTCCTCGACAGCATGTTCGAGCTGACCGAGGAGGGCTGGCGCAAGCTCACCTTCCGCTGGGCCCTGTTCTTCTTCGCCCTTGCGATCCTCAACGAGGTGGTCTGGCGCACGCAGACGACGGATTTCTGGGTCAGCTTCAAGGTCTTCGGCATCATGCCCCTCACCATCGTGTTCGCCCTTGCGCAGACGCCGCTGCTCATGCGCTACGAGGCGGGCAAGAAGGCCGAGGAGGCCTGA
- a CDS encoding GyrI-like domain-containing protein, giving the protein MRLRFSLFCLLASLCAGPVLAQTPPATEAAAPSGEPAMPALPPPAPVILPPADKAVPAVSGEAQPAPARTPAPEQNPATAQPSQPAQPASPAPTAVARPALVPTVGDPTGVEEVVLPAKPVAMVSGISNWEDAFTNLKGVFRKIEDALAKDGIAPAGKPLTVFVQTDDKGFRYQAMIPIAQVPEGKTELTPEIKFGKTPEGKAMRFVHKDAYDEIDGTYETITAYLDAKDIEAKDAFIEEYVSDMTEASDTNLEINIYVQAKE; this is encoded by the coding sequence ATGCGGCTCCGTTTTTCCCTGTTCTGCCTTCTGGCTTCCCTGTGCGCCGGGCCGGTTCTCGCCCAGACGCCCCCCGCGACGGAGGCCGCGGCACCCTCCGGAGAGCCCGCCATGCCGGCTCTGCCGCCTCCGGCCCCGGTGATCCTGCCGCCGGCTGACAAGGCCGTGCCGGCCGTGTCCGGAGAGGCTCAGCCCGCTCCGGCCCGGACTCCCGCGCCGGAGCAGAACCCCGCCACGGCGCAGCCGTCGCAACCGGCCCAGCCCGCAAGCCCGGCGCCGACCGCCGTCGCGCGGCCCGCCCTCGTCCCCACGGTCGGCGATCCGACCGGGGTCGAGGAGGTGGTCCTGCCCGCGAAGCCCGTGGCCATGGTAAGCGGCATCAGCAACTGGGAGGACGCCTTCACCAACCTGAAGGGCGTGTTCCGCAAGATCGAGGACGCCCTGGCGAAGGACGGGATCGCGCCCGCCGGCAAACCGCTTACGGTCTTCGTCCAGACCGACGACAAGGGCTTCCGCTACCAGGCCATGATCCCCATTGCCCAGGTGCCCGAGGGCAAGACGGAGCTCACCCCCGAGATCAAGTTCGGCAAAACGCCCGAGGGCAAGGCCATGCGCTTCGTCCACAAGGACGCCTATGACGAGATCGACGGCACCTACGAGACCATCACGGCCTATCTCGACGCCAAGGACATCGAGGCGAAGGACGCCTTCATCGAGGAATACGTCTCGGACATGACCGAGGCCTCGGACACCAATCTCGAAATCAACATCTACGTCCAGGCCAAGGAATAA